The Coffea arabica cultivar ET-39 chromosome 3c, Coffea Arabica ET-39 HiFi, whole genome shotgun sequence genome contains a region encoding:
- the LOC140037769 gene encoding probable uridine nucleosidase 2 isoform X5, whose product MLGIHDTTSISIKLSFFCCIFNKFIFFHLKKGTKLRIADFVHGTDGLGNQNFPPPKGKPIELSAADFLIQQASCYPGKVTVVALGPLTNIALAIQSDPHFVKNIQQIVVLGGAFAVNGNVNPAAEANIFGDPDAADVVFTSGADVLAVGINVTHQVFFTDADRDKLAESNGKYAQYLCKILDVYYSYHHVAYSTKGVYLHDPTALLAAVTPSLITFTEGVVRVQTTGITRGLTLFYNKQKRFGEVTEWSDKPSVKVAVTVDAPAVINLVMERLTNS is encoded by the exons ATGTTAGGCATTCATGATACCACAAGCATAAGTAtcaaattgagttttttttgttgcatattcaacaaattcattttctttcatttgaagaaagggacaAAACTCCGAATAGCTGATTTTGTACATGGTACGGATGGGCTTGgaaatcaaaattttcctcCACCAAAAGGAAAGCCAATTGAACTGTCCGCTGCTGATTTTCTCATCCAACAAGCGAGTTGTTATCCTGGCAAGGTCACTGTGGTTGCGTTGGGGCCTCTTACGAATATTGCTTTG GCTATCCAATCAGATCCCCATTTTGTCAAAAACATACAACAGATTGTTGTTCTTGGCGGCGCTTTTGCAGTAAATGGGAACGTCAATCCAGCAGCTGAAGCAAAC ATTTTTGGAGATCCAGATGCAGCGGATGTTGTTTTTACCAGTGGAGCTGATGTCCTGGCTGTTGGAATCAATGTCACGCATCAAGTTTTTTTCACTG ATGCTGATCGAGATAAGTTGGCAGAGTCCAATGGAAAGTATGCTCAATACTTGTGCAAGATCTTGGATGTGTACTATTCATATCATCATGTTGCTTACAGCACCAAAG GTGTTTACCTTCATGACCCAACTGCCCTTCTAGCTGCTGTCACtccttcactaatcaccttcaCAGAAGGTGTGGTCCGTGTACAGACTACTGGCATTACACGGGGTCTAACTCTATTTTATAACAAACAGAAAAG GTTTGGTGAAGTTACAGAATGGTCAGATAAACCCTCAGTCAAGGTGGCAGTCACTGTTGATGCTCCTGCAGTCATCAACCTGGTCATGGAACGGCTGACTAATTCTTGA
- the LOC140037769 gene encoding probable uridine nucleosidase 2 isoform X3: MLEEPKKIIIDTDPGVDDAMAIFLALQSPEVEVIGLTTIYGNVYTTLATRNALHLLEIAGRTDIPVAEGSHVTITKGTKLRIADFVHGTDGLGNQNFPPPKGKPIELSAADFLIQQASCYPGKVTVVALGPLTNIALAIQSDPHFVKNIQQIVVLGGAFAVNGNVNPAAEANIFGDPDAADVVFTSGADVLAVGINVTHQVFFTDADRDKLAESNGKYAQYLCKILDVYYSYHHVAYSTKGVYLHDPTALLAAVTPSLITFTEGVVRVQTTGITRGLTLFYNKQKRFGEVTEWSDKPSVKVAVTVDAPAVINLVMERLTNS, encoded by the exons ATGCTAGAAGAACCCAAGAAGATCATCATAGATACTGATCCTGGGGTTG ATGATGCCATGGCAATATTTTTGGCGCTGCAATCACCGGAAGTGGAGGTCATTGGACTCACCACCATCTACGGCAACGTTTATACCACCCTTGCCACCAGAAATGCTTTGCATTTG TTAGAGATTGCGGGAAGGACGGATATTCCAGTTGCTGAAGGATCCCATGTCACAATCACT aaagggacaAAACTCCGAATAGCTGATTTTGTACATGGTACGGATGGGCTTGgaaatcaaaattttcctcCACCAAAAGGAAAGCCAATTGAACTGTCCGCTGCTGATTTTCTCATCCAACAAGCGAGTTGTTATCCTGGCAAGGTCACTGTGGTTGCGTTGGGGCCTCTTACGAATATTGCTTTG GCTATCCAATCAGATCCCCATTTTGTCAAAAACATACAACAGATTGTTGTTCTTGGCGGCGCTTTTGCAGTAAATGGGAACGTCAATCCAGCAGCTGAAGCAAAC ATTTTTGGAGATCCAGATGCAGCGGATGTTGTTTTTACCAGTGGAGCTGATGTCCTGGCTGTTGGAATCAATGTCACGCATCAAGTTTTTTTCACTG ATGCTGATCGAGATAAGTTGGCAGAGTCCAATGGAAAGTATGCTCAATACTTGTGCAAGATCTTGGATGTGTACTATTCATATCATCATGTTGCTTACAGCACCAAAG GTGTTTACCTTCATGACCCAACTGCCCTTCTAGCTGCTGTCACtccttcactaatcaccttcaCAGAAGGTGTGGTCCGTGTACAGACTACTGGCATTACACGGGGTCTAACTCTATTTTATAACAAACAGAAAAG GTTTGGTGAAGTTACAGAATGGTCAGATAAACCCTCAGTCAAGGTGGCAGTCACTGTTGATGCTCCTGCAGTCATCAACCTGGTCATGGAACGGCTGACTAATTCTTGA
- the LOC140037770 gene encoding ankyrin repeat protein SKIP35-like: protein MQDKKVFVVENPSLNMGNDGQGPQYKMEVETNETRIASRHNEIAILSSDKDERGSGDVVFSSEAPLVVKDSRKSNRDGGCCSCGAKKLKSRLVPTDSELGKNEKSGQEKKLCRQDRLELSRLFQGALSSNDWELAENLILLADPQTLNDALCIALDSVWFLSTQQELYGITRLIKKVITNGAYDFTRAALRTSFLASCVSACQSRTMSLADTVTVMAQRLHERLQECNGDEILKAEAGAKVQKFTEWALKCIGFHSRSQGNRDRVGQNSAVEIQLQLSAFKTFLDLAGNHLTGKDFTEAFDAACFPLTLFSTSFDPGWATGTSANAIQGLLAMLVEGGADNVNQCFLEASRFGSTELVRILLQIAQRNSLDVDVDLALGFASHYGKIGTMQCLVEEGNAMAFLGPLMRAAERGCMPVVQWFVERGCRDMELCLALTAATSSSQVEVAAYLLPHVPKHILAALSIEILKAAAERSGRSLDGVSFLLQSDFLGEPAATYAVADSIARSNDESVAPELRAFLKEHWSEAAFLDGLKQGQEHYMNLVRIVKWGESPICLRDLPGPLRVAIAYLPLYRECRKAGGCLLSQRRRGQLVEAARRLGGVELEEASQGRQLLAVLEHHLPSFLLNT from the exons atgcaagataagaaAGTTTTTGTAGTAGAAAACCCAAGCCTTAATATGGGCAACGATGGGCAAGGTCCTCAGTATAAAATGGAAGTTGAAACCAATGAGACCAGAATTGCTAGTCGCCACAATGAGATTGCAATTCTAAGCTCAGATAAGGATGAGAGAGGCAGTGGTGATGTTGTATTTTCAAGTGAAGCTCCACTGGTCGTTAAGGACTCTAGGAAATCCAACAGAGATGGAGGATGTTGTAGTTGTGGAGCTAAGAAACTTAAATCTAGATTGGTTCCTACTGATTCTGAGCTGGGTAAGAACGAGAAATCTGGGCAAGAAAAGAAGCTCTGTAGGCAAGACAGACTGGAGTTGAGTCGACTTTTTCAAGGTGCTTTGAGTTCCAATGACTGGGAGCTTGCTGAGAATCTGATCTTGTTGGCAGATCCACAGACTCTCAATGATGCATTATGCATTGCTTTGGATTCAGTTTGGTTTTTAAGCACCCAGCAAGAGTTGTATGGAATTACTAGATTGATTAAAAAGGTTATAACGAATGGTGCATATGATTTCACAAGAGCTGCTCTCAGgacttcatttcttgcttcctGCGTTTCAGCATGTCAGAGTCGAACTATGAGTCTTGCAGATACTGTAACTGTGATGGCACAAAG gCTGCATGAAAGATTGCAGGAATGTAATGGGGACGAAATTTTGAAGGCAGAAGCTGGAGCAAAGGTTCAAAAGTTCACTGAATGGGCTCTTAAATGTATAGGGTTTCACTCTCGAAGCCAGGGAAACAGGGATAGAGTGGGTCAGAACTCTGCTGTGGAAATCCAACTACAATTGTCTGCTTTCAAGACCTTCCTCGATCTTGCAGGAAACCACCTGACTGGAAAGGACTTTACAGAAGCTTTTGATGCAGCTTGCTTTCCGCTTACTCTCTTCTCTACTTCCTTTGATCCTGGATGGGCCACAGGTACTTCTGCAAATGCAATCCAAGGTTTGCTAGCCATGTTAGTAGAGGGTGGTGCAGACAATGTTaatcaatgttttcttgaagcaTCGCGTTTTGGAAGCACAGAGCTTGTTCGTATTCTATTACAG ATTGCTCAAAGGAATAGCTTGGATGTTGATGTTGACCTGGCTTTGGGGTTCGCTTCGCACTATGGGAAGATTGGCACCATGCAGTGTCTAGTGGAGGAGGGGAACGCCATGGCTTTCTTAGGGCCTTTGATGAGGGCAGCAGAGAGGGGTTGCATGCCGGTGGTTCAGTGGTTTGTTGAAAGGGGCTGCAGAGACATGGAACTTTGTCTTGCTCTCACGGCTGCTACCTCTAGCAGTCAGGTTGAGGTTGCTGCTTATCTCCTTCCTCATGTCCCTAAGCATATCCTTGCTGCCTTGAGTATTGAAATTCTCAAGGCTGCTGCTGAGCGAAGTGGGAGATCACTTGATGGggtttcatttcttcttcaatcggACTTCCTGGGTGAACCTGCTGCTACATATGCTGTTGCGGACAGCATTGCTAGATCTAATGATGAGTCTGTTGCTCCTGAGCTCAGGGCTTTTCTTAAAGAGCATTGGTCAGAGGCAGCTTTTTTGGATGGATTGAAGCAAGGACAAGAACATTACATGAACTTGGTAAGGATAGTGAAATGGGGCGAGTCTCCTATTTGTTTAAGGGATCTTCCGGGTCCCTTGAGGGTGGCAATAGCATACCTGCCGTTGTATAGGGAGTGTAGGAAGGCAGGAGGCTGCTTGTTATCTCAGAGGCGAAGAGGCCAGCTTGTGGAGGCGGCAAGAAGGCTTGGAGGTGTGGAATTGGAAGAGGCAAGCCAAGGAAGGCAGCTACTGGCTGTGTTGGAGCATCATCttccttcatttttgctcaACACATGA
- the LOC140037769 gene encoding probable uridine nucleosidase 2 isoform X4: MAIFLALQSPEVEVIGLTTIYGNVYTTLATRNALHLLEIAGRTDIPVAEGSHVTITKGTKLRIADFVHGTDGLGNQNFPPPKGKPIELSAADFLIQQASCYPGKVTVVALGPLTNIALAIQSDPHFVKNIQQIVVLGGAFAVNGNVNPAAEANIFGDPDAADVVFTSGADVLAVGINVTHQVFFTDADRDKLAESNGKYAQYLCKILDVYYSYHHVAYSTKGVYLHDPTALLAAVTPSLITFTEGVVRVQTTGITRGLTLFYNKQKRFGEVTEWSDKPSVKVAVTVDAPAVINLVMERLTNS; this comes from the exons ATGGCAATATTTTTGGCGCTGCAATCACCGGAAGTGGAGGTCATTGGACTCACCACCATCTACGGCAACGTTTATACCACCCTTGCCACCAGAAATGCTTTGCATTTG TTAGAGATTGCGGGAAGGACGGATATTCCAGTTGCTGAAGGATCCCATGTCACAATCACT aaagggacaAAACTCCGAATAGCTGATTTTGTACATGGTACGGATGGGCTTGgaaatcaaaattttcctcCACCAAAAGGAAAGCCAATTGAACTGTCCGCTGCTGATTTTCTCATCCAACAAGCGAGTTGTTATCCTGGCAAGGTCACTGTGGTTGCGTTGGGGCCTCTTACGAATATTGCTTTG GCTATCCAATCAGATCCCCATTTTGTCAAAAACATACAACAGATTGTTGTTCTTGGCGGCGCTTTTGCAGTAAATGGGAACGTCAATCCAGCAGCTGAAGCAAAC ATTTTTGGAGATCCAGATGCAGCGGATGTTGTTTTTACCAGTGGAGCTGATGTCCTGGCTGTTGGAATCAATGTCACGCATCAAGTTTTTTTCACTG ATGCTGATCGAGATAAGTTGGCAGAGTCCAATGGAAAGTATGCTCAATACTTGTGCAAGATCTTGGATGTGTACTATTCATATCATCATGTTGCTTACAGCACCAAAG GTGTTTACCTTCATGACCCAACTGCCCTTCTAGCTGCTGTCACtccttcactaatcaccttcaCAGAAGGTGTGGTCCGTGTACAGACTACTGGCATTACACGGGGTCTAACTCTATTTTATAACAAACAGAAAAG GTTTGGTGAAGTTACAGAATGGTCAGATAAACCCTCAGTCAAGGTGGCAGTCACTGTTGATGCTCCTGCAGTCATCAACCTGGTCATGGAACGGCTGACTAATTCTTGA
- the LOC140037769 gene encoding probable uridine nucleosidase 2 isoform X1: protein MVRECYIPYLHLEMHFLKCANESSRSIRAQVDRVKVEFELEVKISNSLARESASSNDAMAIFLALQSPEVEVIGLTTIYGNVYTTLATRNALHLLEIAGRTDIPVAEGSHVTITKGTKLRIADFVHGTDGLGNQNFPPPKGKPIELSAADFLIQQASCYPGKVTVVALGPLTNIALAIQSDPHFVKNIQQIVVLGGAFAVNGNVNPAAEANIFGDPDAADVVFTSGADVLAVGINVTHQVFFTDADRDKLAESNGKYAQYLCKILDVYYSYHHVAYSTKGVYLHDPTALLAAVTPSLITFTEGVVRVQTTGITRGLTLFYNKQKRFGEVTEWSDKPSVKVAVTVDAPAVINLVMERLTNS, encoded by the exons ATGGTTAGAGAATGTTACATACCATACCTGCACTTAGAAATGCATTTCTTGAAgtgtgcaaacgaatcgagccgctcgattCGAGCTCAAGTTGATCGAGTTAAAGTCGAGTTCGAACTTGAAGTCAAAATATCAAACTCGTTAGCTCGTGAGTCGGCTAGCTCGA ATGATGCCATGGCAATATTTTTGGCGCTGCAATCACCGGAAGTGGAGGTCATTGGACTCACCACCATCTACGGCAACGTTTATACCACCCTTGCCACCAGAAATGCTTTGCATTTG TTAGAGATTGCGGGAAGGACGGATATTCCAGTTGCTGAAGGATCCCATGTCACAATCACT aaagggacaAAACTCCGAATAGCTGATTTTGTACATGGTACGGATGGGCTTGgaaatcaaaattttcctcCACCAAAAGGAAAGCCAATTGAACTGTCCGCTGCTGATTTTCTCATCCAACAAGCGAGTTGTTATCCTGGCAAGGTCACTGTGGTTGCGTTGGGGCCTCTTACGAATATTGCTTTG GCTATCCAATCAGATCCCCATTTTGTCAAAAACATACAACAGATTGTTGTTCTTGGCGGCGCTTTTGCAGTAAATGGGAACGTCAATCCAGCAGCTGAAGCAAAC ATTTTTGGAGATCCAGATGCAGCGGATGTTGTTTTTACCAGTGGAGCTGATGTCCTGGCTGTTGGAATCAATGTCACGCATCAAGTTTTTTTCACTG ATGCTGATCGAGATAAGTTGGCAGAGTCCAATGGAAAGTATGCTCAATACTTGTGCAAGATCTTGGATGTGTACTATTCATATCATCATGTTGCTTACAGCACCAAAG GTGTTTACCTTCATGACCCAACTGCCCTTCTAGCTGCTGTCACtccttcactaatcaccttcaCAGAAGGTGTGGTCCGTGTACAGACTACTGGCATTACACGGGGTCTAACTCTATTTTATAACAAACAGAAAAG GTTTGGTGAAGTTACAGAATGGTCAGATAAACCCTCAGTCAAGGTGGCAGTCACTGTTGATGCTCCTGCAGTCATCAACCTGGTCATGGAACGGCTGACTAATTCTTGA
- the LOC140037769 gene encoding probable uridine nucleosidase 2 isoform X2: MVRECYIPYLHLEMHFLKCANESSRSIRAQVDRVKVEFELEVKISNSLAHDAMAIFLALQSPEVEVIGLTTIYGNVYTTLATRNALHLLEIAGRTDIPVAEGSHVTITKGTKLRIADFVHGTDGLGNQNFPPPKGKPIELSAADFLIQQASCYPGKVTVVALGPLTNIALAIQSDPHFVKNIQQIVVLGGAFAVNGNVNPAAEANIFGDPDAADVVFTSGADVLAVGINVTHQVFFTDADRDKLAESNGKYAQYLCKILDVYYSYHHVAYSTKGVYLHDPTALLAAVTPSLITFTEGVVRVQTTGITRGLTLFYNKQKRFGEVTEWSDKPSVKVAVTVDAPAVINLVMERLTNS, translated from the exons ATGGTTAGAGAATGTTACATACCATACCTGCACTTAGAAATGCATTTCTTGAAgtgtgcaaacgaatcgagccgctcgattCGAGCTCAAGTTGATCGAGTTAAAGTCGAGTTCGAACTTGAAGTCAAAATATCAAACTCGTTAGCTC ATGATGCCATGGCAATATTTTTGGCGCTGCAATCACCGGAAGTGGAGGTCATTGGACTCACCACCATCTACGGCAACGTTTATACCACCCTTGCCACCAGAAATGCTTTGCATTTG TTAGAGATTGCGGGAAGGACGGATATTCCAGTTGCTGAAGGATCCCATGTCACAATCACT aaagggacaAAACTCCGAATAGCTGATTTTGTACATGGTACGGATGGGCTTGgaaatcaaaattttcctcCACCAAAAGGAAAGCCAATTGAACTGTCCGCTGCTGATTTTCTCATCCAACAAGCGAGTTGTTATCCTGGCAAGGTCACTGTGGTTGCGTTGGGGCCTCTTACGAATATTGCTTTG GCTATCCAATCAGATCCCCATTTTGTCAAAAACATACAACAGATTGTTGTTCTTGGCGGCGCTTTTGCAGTAAATGGGAACGTCAATCCAGCAGCTGAAGCAAAC ATTTTTGGAGATCCAGATGCAGCGGATGTTGTTTTTACCAGTGGAGCTGATGTCCTGGCTGTTGGAATCAATGTCACGCATCAAGTTTTTTTCACTG ATGCTGATCGAGATAAGTTGGCAGAGTCCAATGGAAAGTATGCTCAATACTTGTGCAAGATCTTGGATGTGTACTATTCATATCATCATGTTGCTTACAGCACCAAAG GTGTTTACCTTCATGACCCAACTGCCCTTCTAGCTGCTGTCACtccttcactaatcaccttcaCAGAAGGTGTGGTCCGTGTACAGACTACTGGCATTACACGGGGTCTAACTCTATTTTATAACAAACAGAAAAG GTTTGGTGAAGTTACAGAATGGTCAGATAAACCCTCAGTCAAGGTGGCAGTCACTGTTGATGCTCCTGCAGTCATCAACCTGGTCATGGAACGGCTGACTAATTCTTGA
- the LOC140037769 gene encoding probable uridine nucleosidase 2 isoform X6, translated as MVRECYIPYLHLEMHFLKCANESSRSIRAQVDRVKVEFELEVKISNSLARESASSNDAMAIFLALQSPEVEVIGLTTIYGNVYTTLATRNALHLLEIAGRTDIPVAEGSHVTITKGTKLRIADFVHGTDGLGNQNFPPPKGKPIELSAADFLIQQASCYPGKVTVVALGPLTNIALAIQSDPHFVKNIQQIVVLGGAFAVNGNVNPAAEANIFGDPDAADVVFTSGADVLAVGINVTHQVFFTGILFCFLSCGINFGEFVRQVVLHWISRC; from the exons ATGGTTAGAGAATGTTACATACCATACCTGCACTTAGAAATGCATTTCTTGAAgtgtgcaaacgaatcgagccgctcgattCGAGCTCAAGTTGATCGAGTTAAAGTCGAGTTCGAACTTGAAGTCAAAATATCAAACTCGTTAGCTCGTGAGTCGGCTAGCTCGA ATGATGCCATGGCAATATTTTTGGCGCTGCAATCACCGGAAGTGGAGGTCATTGGACTCACCACCATCTACGGCAACGTTTATACCACCCTTGCCACCAGAAATGCTTTGCATTTG TTAGAGATTGCGGGAAGGACGGATATTCCAGTTGCTGAAGGATCCCATGTCACAATCACT aaagggacaAAACTCCGAATAGCTGATTTTGTACATGGTACGGATGGGCTTGgaaatcaaaattttcctcCACCAAAAGGAAAGCCAATTGAACTGTCCGCTGCTGATTTTCTCATCCAACAAGCGAGTTGTTATCCTGGCAAGGTCACTGTGGTTGCGTTGGGGCCTCTTACGAATATTGCTTTG GCTATCCAATCAGATCCCCATTTTGTCAAAAACATACAACAGATTGTTGTTCTTGGCGGCGCTTTTGCAGTAAATGGGAACGTCAATCCAGCAGCTGAAGCAAAC ATTTTTGGAGATCCAGATGCAGCGGATGTTGTTTTTACCAGTGGAGCTGATGTCCTGGCTGTTGGAATCAATGTCACGCATCAAGTTTTTTTCACTGGTATTCTTTTCTGTTTTCTGTCTTGCGGAATTAATTTTGGGGAGTTTGTTAGGCAGGTTGTGCTGCACTGGATATCCAG ATGCTGA